The proteins below are encoded in one region of Aquisphaera giovannonii:
- the trpB gene encoding tryptophan synthase subunit beta, whose protein sequence is MATFRFEDDDAEQATIPAQAIGQVPDNLGRYGAFGGRFVPETLMDSLNRLAEAYEDAKRDEAFQAQLADLLKHYVGRPSPLYHAMRLSEFAGGAAIYLKREDLNHTGAHKINNAIGQVMLAKRMGKTRVIAETGAGQHGVATATACALFGLECTVYMGEEDIRRQKLNVFNMRTMGANVVPVSAGSKTLRDATNEAFRDWMGSSNETHYTIGSVVGPHPFPMIVRDFQSVIGREARAQFLERTGGKLPDAVVACVGGGSNAAGMFYPFIEDTDVELIGAEAGGRGARAGDHASSLTQGRPGVLHGSFSYVLQDDDGQTMDVHSISAGLDYPGVGPEHSYWKDKGRVRYENITDAEALEAYGTTARHEGILPALESSHALAQAFKEARRLGPGKTVVVCLSGRGDKDAFEVARLRGEPITL, encoded by the coding sequence ATGGCGACGTTCCGATTCGAAGACGACGACGCGGAGCAGGCGACGATCCCGGCGCAGGCGATCGGGCAGGTGCCGGATAATCTCGGCCGCTACGGCGCGTTCGGCGGGCGGTTCGTGCCCGAGACGCTGATGGACTCGCTCAACCGGCTCGCCGAGGCGTACGAGGACGCGAAGCGGGACGAGGCGTTCCAGGCGCAGCTCGCCGACCTGCTGAAGCACTACGTCGGCCGGCCGTCGCCGCTCTACCACGCGATGCGGCTGTCGGAGTTCGCCGGGGGCGCGGCAATCTACCTGAAGCGCGAGGACCTGAATCACACCGGCGCCCACAAGATCAACAACGCGATCGGCCAGGTGATGCTGGCGAAGCGGATGGGCAAGACCCGGGTCATCGCCGAGACGGGCGCGGGCCAGCACGGGGTCGCCACGGCGACGGCGTGCGCCCTGTTCGGCCTCGAATGCACGGTCTACATGGGCGAGGAGGACATCCGCCGCCAGAAGCTCAACGTCTTCAACATGCGGACCATGGGCGCGAACGTCGTCCCGGTCTCGGCCGGCTCGAAGACCCTCCGCGACGCCACCAACGAGGCGTTCCGCGACTGGATGGGGTCCTCCAACGAGACGCACTACACGATCGGCAGCGTGGTCGGCCCGCACCCGTTCCCGATGATCGTCCGCGACTTCCAGTCGGTGATCGGCCGCGAGGCCCGGGCCCAGTTCCTGGAGCGGACGGGGGGCAAACTGCCGGACGCCGTCGTCGCCTGCGTGGGGGGCGGCTCGAACGCGGCCGGGATGTTCTACCCGTTCATCGAGGATACCGACGTGGAGCTGATCGGCGCCGAGGCCGGCGGCCGGGGCGCCCGGGCGGGCGACCACGCCTCGAGCCTCACCCAGGGGCGGCCGGGCGTGCTCCACGGCAGCTTCAGCTACGTGCTCCAGGACGACGACGGGCAGACGATGGACGTGCATTCCATCTCGGCCGGGCTCGACTACCCGGGCGTCGGCCCCGAGCACAGCTACTGGAAGGATAAGGGCCGCGTCCGCTACGAGAACATCACCGACGCCGAGGCGCTGGAGGCCTACGGCACGACCGCCCGTCACGAGGGGATCCTGCCTGCCCTCGAGTCCAGCCACGCGCTGGCCCAGGCGTTCAAGGAGGCCCGCCGGCTCGGGCCGGGCAAGACGGTCGTCGTCTGCCTGTCGGGTCGCGGCGACAAGGACGCGTTCGAGGTCGCCAGGCTCCGCGGCGAGCCGATCACGCTCTGA
- the trpA gene encoding tryptophan synthase subunit alpha, giving the protein MNRIDVLFGRLREQGRHALMPFVTAGDPDLATTGLLIREMVRRGADMIELGIPYSDPVADGPVIAASYQRALERGVKVAHILDAVRAIRAEGREELDATPIVSMSSFAIIHRVGVERYLDDAAAAGLDGLIVPDLPVEESAALMEKATARALKLIQLITPTTPKARAEEIARMTTGFIYFVSVAGITGERKELPPDLVANVEWLRARTELPICVGFGISTPDHVRRLAPVADGLIVGSALVRRLADAADRPRPEVVRDIGDFVGELAGAMKPGEAG; this is encoded by the coding sequence ATGAACCGAATCGACGTCCTCTTCGGCCGGCTCCGCGAGCAGGGCCGGCACGCCCTGATGCCGTTCGTCACGGCCGGCGACCCCGACCTCGCGACCACCGGGCTCCTGATCCGCGAGATGGTCCGCCGCGGGGCGGACATGATCGAGCTCGGGATCCCGTACTCGGACCCGGTCGCCGACGGCCCGGTCATCGCCGCGAGCTACCAGCGGGCCCTCGAGCGGGGGGTCAAGGTCGCCCACATCCTCGACGCGGTCCGGGCGATCCGGGCGGAGGGCCGGGAGGAGCTGGACGCCACGCCGATCGTCTCCATGTCGTCGTTCGCGATCATCCACCGGGTGGGCGTGGAGCGATACCTCGACGACGCCGCGGCGGCCGGCCTGGACGGCCTGATCGTCCCCGACCTGCCGGTGGAGGAGTCCGCGGCCCTGATGGAGAAGGCGACCGCCCGGGCCCTGAAGCTGATCCAGCTCATCACGCCGACCACGCCGAAGGCCCGCGCGGAGGAGATCGCCCGGATGACGACGGGCTTCATCTATTTCGTCTCCGTGGCCGGGATCACGGGCGAGCGCAAGGAGCTGCCGCCGGACCTGGTGGCGAACGTGGAGTGGCTGAGGGCCCGGACGGAGCTGCCCATCTGCGTCGGCTTCGGTATCAGCACGCCCGATCACGTCCGCCGCCTCGCCCCGGTGGCGGACGGCTTGATCGTCGGCAGCGCCCTGGTGCGGCGACTGGCCGACGCGGCGGACCGGCCCCGCCCCGAGGTCGTGCGGGACATCGGCGACTTCGTCGGCGAGCTGGCCGGGGCCATGAAGCCCGGCGAGGCCGGCTAG
- a CDS encoding protein kinase domain-containing protein, which yields MVDPWFDLTTQDRLEPLGEPTRALDQESPRRERDPEPPPRPAGLPRQVGRYRVVKLVGQGGFGLVCEAYDEQLKRRVALKLPHPHLVASQGDAELYLAEARMVAGLDHPGIVPVYDVGSTAEHPCYVVSKLIDGQNLAARMRRTHVTPSQAAELVARVAEALHHAHGKGLVHRDVKPGNILIDGQGRPYVVDFGLALRDQDVGKGSRYAGTPAYMSPEQAWGEGHRVDGRSDIFSLAVVFYELLTRRRPFRGEGREALLEQVTRHDPRPPRQVDESIPRELDRICLKALSKRASERYSTAMDMAEDLRLFLEKEARRIEEGEAAPPPAPSPSPPPPPPLATPMPPSRDSLPLSLLPVNIVPRGLRSFESRDSDFFLALLPGPRDREGLPESLRFWKTWVEAEADRSCPVGLIYGPSGCGKSSLVKAGLLPSLSRDVLKVYIEATPGETEARLLNSLRKQVPALGEALGLRDSLAAIRQGRLLPAGRKVLIVLDQFEQWLHARREDEGPALVQAMRQCDGERVCCIAMVRDDFWMAATRFMKAIEVRIVEGRNSMPVDLFDLGHAERVLAAYGRAYGRISGGPARRQREQAWFLREAVAGLAQDGKVVCVRLALLAEMMKDKPWTRSALAARGGTRGVGFAFLEENFGDAAARPEHRYHRKAARAVLAALLPGPGADIKGHMRSLADLREASGYAARPQDFEDLIRIFDLELRLISPTDPEGTGAEGPEPAASRGGPGGRYYQLTHDYLVHSLRDWLTHKKRETATGRAELCLEDRARLWESRPEGRSLPSFLEWLRIHAYTRAAARTAPQRAMLRRADIRYAAIGALCLAAAGAATWGGYEAAGRFRAGVLVGSLPASATSQHPSLKARFAAVRRWAGPQLRQILGAADPASQEYLHASLLLVDEYPSRVGYLGDRLLAASPGEVAVLREALAPHVPEVIARLRSVLETARPEDERLLPAAAALAGYRPDDPAWDAGAAKVARALLVTSPASIGVWIEEFRPIAARLSVPLQALFHARDLSESERVLASTVLASYAADPPRQLAGLLMDADPRGFAILLAAARRQEARITPLLEEELARRPSPGDRPAERTRLAARQARAATALYLFGRPDEVLSRLRHSPDPQLRSDLIVGLRPMGADPRTLLDAANELGARARAAPAMEEASILDPTTSTRRALILALGHYDPAELGEGGPGFIERLVATYREDPDAGIHGAADWALRRWGLGVRLDAIDGELGKAKAPPGRGWSVNSQGQTFALVRGPVEFVMGSPPEECRQGTLDIRHRRLIPRGYAIGLKEVSLAEFQRFLAENPGVRPNLDRAYAPELDGPMSGVSWFDAAAYCNWLSRKEGLREYYEPNSQGWYGPGMRVRADAESRDGYRLPTEAEWEFAGRAGAATARYYGSADDLLTHYAWGNITSDGHAWPRGRLLPNDLGLFDTLGNVYEWCEDRRSISHEGPQEPLTVDRLDPGEVVERDQDCMIRGGGFVDVARDLRMPQRAWNRPINQLGSYGFRIARTLVSPPAPIAGR from the coding sequence ATGGTGGATCCCTGGTTCGACTTGACCACCCAAGACCGGCTCGAGCCCCTGGGCGAGCCGACGCGCGCCCTGGATCAGGAGTCCCCGCGGCGAGAGCGGGATCCGGAGCCTCCGCCCAGACCGGCGGGGCTGCCCCGTCAGGTCGGGCGTTATCGGGTCGTGAAGCTGGTGGGGCAGGGCGGCTTCGGCCTGGTCTGCGAGGCCTACGACGAGCAGCTCAAGCGCCGGGTCGCCCTGAAGCTCCCGCATCCGCACCTGGTGGCGAGCCAAGGCGATGCCGAGTTGTACCTGGCGGAGGCCCGGATGGTCGCCGGGCTGGACCATCCGGGGATCGTCCCGGTCTACGACGTCGGGAGCACGGCCGAGCATCCCTGCTACGTCGTCAGCAAGCTCATCGACGGCCAGAACCTGGCCGCGCGGATGCGGCGGACGCACGTCACGCCGTCGCAGGCGGCGGAGCTCGTGGCGAGGGTCGCGGAGGCCCTCCACCACGCCCACGGCAAGGGGCTGGTCCATCGAGACGTGAAGCCGGGCAACATCCTGATCGACGGGCAGGGCCGGCCGTACGTCGTGGATTTCGGGCTGGCACTCCGCGACCAGGACGTCGGCAAGGGGTCGAGATACGCCGGGACCCCGGCCTACATGAGCCCGGAGCAGGCGTGGGGCGAGGGGCACCGCGTCGACGGGCGGTCGGACATCTTCAGCCTGGCCGTGGTCTTCTACGAGCTGCTGACCCGGCGGCGTCCGTTCCGGGGCGAGGGCCGCGAGGCGTTGCTGGAGCAGGTGACGCGGCACGACCCCAGGCCGCCCCGCCAGGTCGACGAATCGATACCCCGCGAGCTCGATCGGATCTGTCTGAAGGCGCTGTCGAAGAGGGCCTCGGAGCGGTACTCCACCGCCATGGACATGGCCGAGGACCTGAGGCTCTTCCTCGAGAAGGAGGCCCGGCGCATCGAGGAGGGGGAGGCCGCCCCGCCCCCCGCGCCCTCGCCCTCCCCGCCCCCGCCTCCGCCGCTGGCGACGCCCATGCCGCCTTCGCGGGACAGCCTGCCGCTCTCGCTCCTGCCCGTGAACATCGTCCCGCGGGGCCTCCGCTCGTTCGAGTCGCGGGACAGCGACTTCTTCCTGGCACTCCTGCCCGGCCCCCGCGATCGCGAGGGGCTGCCGGAGAGCCTGCGGTTCTGGAAGACCTGGGTCGAGGCGGAGGCCGACCGCTCCTGCCCGGTGGGCCTGATCTACGGCCCCTCGGGCTGCGGCAAATCGTCGCTGGTCAAGGCCGGACTGCTCCCATCCCTCTCGCGGGACGTCCTGAAGGTGTACATCGAGGCCACGCCCGGCGAGACCGAGGCGCGGCTGCTGAACAGCCTGCGGAAGCAGGTGCCCGCCCTGGGCGAGGCCCTCGGCCTGAGGGACAGCCTGGCGGCGATCCGGCAGGGCCGCCTGCTGCCGGCGGGCCGGAAGGTCCTGATCGTGCTCGACCAGTTCGAGCAGTGGCTGCACGCCCGGCGCGAGGACGAGGGCCCGGCCCTGGTGCAGGCGATGCGGCAGTGCGACGGCGAGCGCGTCTGCTGCATCGCGATGGTGCGTGACGACTTCTGGATGGCCGCCACGCGGTTCATGAAGGCGATCGAGGTCCGGATCGTGGAGGGCCGGAACTCGATGCCGGTGGACCTGTTCGACCTGGGCCACGCGGAGCGGGTCCTGGCCGCCTACGGCCGGGCCTACGGGCGGATATCCGGCGGGCCCGCGCGGCGGCAGAGGGAGCAGGCGTGGTTCCTGCGGGAGGCCGTGGCGGGGCTCGCCCAGGACGGCAAGGTGGTCTGCGTCCGGCTGGCCCTCCTCGCCGAGATGATGAAGGACAAGCCCTGGACGCGGTCCGCCCTGGCGGCCCGGGGGGGCACGCGTGGGGTGGGCTTCGCCTTCCTGGAGGAGAACTTCGGCGACGCCGCGGCGAGGCCGGAGCACCGCTACCACCGGAAGGCCGCGCGGGCAGTCCTGGCCGCGCTGCTCCCGGGGCCGGGGGCCGACATCAAGGGGCACATGCGGTCCCTCGCGGACCTGAGGGAGGCCTCCGGCTACGCCGCCCGGCCGCAGGACTTCGAGGACCTGATCCGGATCTTCGACCTGGAGCTGCGCCTGATCTCGCCGACAGACCCGGAGGGGACGGGCGCCGAGGGGCCCGAGCCGGCCGCGTCGAGAGGCGGGCCCGGCGGCCGCTACTACCAGCTCACCCACGATTACCTCGTGCATTCGCTCCGAGACTGGCTGACCCACAAGAAGCGGGAGACCGCGACCGGCCGCGCCGAGCTGTGCCTGGAGGACCGGGCCCGGCTCTGGGAATCGCGTCCCGAGGGCCGCTCCCTGCCGTCGTTCCTGGAGTGGCTCCGGATCCACGCCTACACCCGCGCGGCCGCGCGGACGGCCCCCCAGCGGGCGATGTTGCGGCGCGCGGACATCCGCTACGCCGCGATCGGGGCCCTCTGCCTGGCCGCCGCGGGGGCGGCGACGTGGGGCGGGTACGAGGCCGCCGGCCGGTTCCGCGCGGGCGTGCTCGTCGGCTCGCTCCCCGCCTCGGCGACGTCCCAGCACCCGTCGCTGAAGGCGCGGTTCGCGGCGGTCCGCCGCTGGGCCGGGCCCCAGCTCCGGCAGATCCTCGGGGCCGCCGACCCGGCCAGCCAGGAGTACCTGCACGCCAGCCTCCTGCTGGTCGACGAGTACCCCTCGCGGGTCGGCTACCTGGGGGACCGGCTGCTCGCGGCCTCGCCGGGGGAGGTGGCGGTGCTCCGCGAGGCCCTCGCCCCGCACGTTCCCGAGGTGATCGCCCGGCTCCGGTCGGTCCTCGAGACCGCGAGGCCGGAGGACGAGCGGCTGCTCCCCGCGGCCGCGGCGCTGGCCGGTTATCGGCCGGACGACCCCGCCTGGGACGCCGGCGCGGCGAAGGTCGCCCGGGCGTTGCTGGTCACGAGCCCCGCGTCGATCGGCGTCTGGATCGAGGAGTTCCGCCCGATCGCCGCGCGGCTCTCCGTCCCGCTCCAGGCCCTCTTCCACGCCCGCGACCTCTCCGAGAGCGAGCGGGTCCTGGCGTCCACGGTCCTGGCGTCCTACGCCGCCGACCCGCCCCGGCAGCTCGCCGGCCTCCTGATGGACGCCGACCCCCGCGGGTTCGCGATCCTGCTCGCGGCCGCCCGCCGGCAGGAGGCCCGGATCACGCCGCTGCTCGAGGAGGAGCTGGCCCGGAGGCCCTCCCCCGGGGACCGGCCCGCCGAGCGCACCCGCCTCGCCGCCCGCCAGGCGCGTGCGGCGACCGCCCTTTACCTATTCGGCCGTCCCGACGAGGTCCTGAGCCGGCTCCGCCATTCGCCCGACCCGCAGCTCCGCAGCGACCTCATCGTCGGCCTCCGCCCGATGGGCGCCGACCCCCGCACGCTCCTCGACGCGGCAAACGAGTTGGGGGCACGCGCCCGGGCGGCCCCGGCCATGGAGGAGGCGTCGATCCTCGACCCAACCACCTCGACGCGGCGGGCCCTGATCCTCGCGCTCGGCCATTACGACCCGGCCGAACTCGGCGAGGGGGGGCCGGGCTTCATCGAGCGTCTCGTCGCGACCTACCGCGAGGATCCCGATGCCGGCATCCACGGCGCGGCCGACTGGGCCCTCCGCCGATGGGGGCTCGGCGTCCGGCTCGACGCAATCGATGGCGAGCTCGGCAAGGCCAAGGCCCCGCCGGGCCGCGGCTGGTCGGTCAACTCGCAGGGGCAGACCTTCGCCCTGGTCCGCGGCCCGGTCGAGTTCGTCATGGGTTCGCCGCCGGAGGAGTGCCGCCAGGGGACGCTCGACATCCGCCATCGCCGCCTGATCCCCCGCGGCTACGCGATCGGGCTTAAGGAGGTCTCGCTCGCCGAGTTCCAGCGGTTCCTCGCCGAGAATCCGGGCGTCCGCCCGAACCTGGACCGGGCCTACGCGCCGGAGCTCGACGGCCCGATGAGCGGGGTCTCCTGGTTCGACGCGGCGGCCTACTGCAACTGGCTCAGCCGCAAGGAGGGGCTCCGCGAGTACTACGAGCCCAACTCCCAGGGCTGGTACGGCCCCGGCATGAGGGTGCGGGCCGACGCGGAGTCCCGCGACGGCTACCGCCTGCCCACGGAGGCCGAATGGGAGTTCGCCGGCCGCGCGGGCGCGGCCACCGCCCGCTACTACGGCTCCGCCGACGACCTGCTCACGCACTACGCCTGGGGCAACATCACCTCCGACGGACACGCCTGGCCGCGGGGCCGGCTCCTCCCCAATGACCTCGGCCTCTTCGACACCCTGGGCAACGTCTACGAATGGTGCGAGGACCGCAGGTCGATCTCGCACGAAGGCCCCCAGGAGCCGCTCACCGTAGACCGGCTCGACCCCGGGGAGGTCGTCGAGAGGGACCAGGACTGCATGATCCGCGGCGGCGGGTTCGTGGACGTCGCGCGCGACCTCCGCATGCCCCAGCGCGCCTGGAACCGCCCCATCAACCAGCTCGGATCCTACGGATTCCGGATCGCCCGGACCCTCGTCTCCCCGCCCGCGCCGATCGCCGGCCGGTGA
- a CDS encoding DUF1552 domain-containing protein yields the protein MPAPAPLDRRTVLKGLAGVTLSLPYLEAMGGEAARRPPRRFCALYTANGMSLPNARHGIPEWSWFPAKEGKDFELGKSTEPLRPFRDRISFLGGLQHPNGSKADSHICSDMWLTGAPLHDPKPGAYNTVSLDQVIAQHTKKDCRQPSLVLSIDAGVGFLSRTGTISYNGEGKPIPAENNPRRVFNRLFRGDASAKGVQRERLQGRLRLVDAVLESSRTLRRKLGKSDGERMDQYLTSLDEIEGRLVASERWLDVPIKAQDYGHLNLDATSEGAPGDYYRNMLDLIALAFDADITRSVAFMLSREDGMGVSDTFPIKLGLGATHHNLSHAEDKDGQTAFARYDRFLAEQIAHFLGRLAEYRDAGASLLDNTIVLFGSGASTTHNPTNLPTLLAGGAGMGLKHGTHWRQPGTPMSNLYLSILHSMGIEEPSFSDSTGVLSEAVFTRV from the coding sequence ATGCCCGCCCCCGCCCCACTCGACCGCCGCACCGTGCTGAAGGGCCTCGCCGGCGTGACCCTCTCGCTCCCGTACCTGGAGGCCATGGGGGGCGAGGCGGCGAGGCGTCCGCCCCGACGCTTCTGCGCGCTGTACACGGCCAACGGCATGTCGCTGCCGAACGCCAGGCACGGCATCCCGGAATGGAGCTGGTTCCCCGCGAAGGAGGGCAAGGACTTCGAGCTCGGCAAGTCCACCGAGCCGCTCCGTCCCTTCCGCGACCGGATCAGCTTCCTGGGCGGATTGCAGCACCCCAACGGGTCGAAGGCGGACTCGCATATCTGCTCGGACATGTGGCTCACCGGCGCTCCGCTGCACGACCCGAAGCCGGGCGCGTACAACACCGTCTCGCTCGACCAGGTGATCGCGCAGCACACGAAGAAGGATTGCCGCCAGCCGTCGCTCGTGCTGTCGATCGACGCCGGCGTGGGCTTCCTCTCTCGCACCGGGACGATCTCGTACAACGGGGAAGGGAAGCCGATCCCGGCGGAAAACAACCCTCGTCGCGTCTTCAACCGCCTCTTCCGGGGCGATGCGTCCGCGAAGGGCGTCCAGCGCGAGCGGCTGCAAGGGCGGCTCCGGCTCGTGGACGCCGTGCTCGAGAGCTCGAGGACGCTGCGGCGGAAGCTCGGCAAGTCCGACGGCGAGCGGATGGACCAGTACCTGACCTCGCTCGACGAGATCGAGGGCCGGCTGGTCGCCTCCGAGCGCTGGCTCGACGTGCCGATCAAGGCCCAGGACTACGGCCACCTGAACCTCGACGCGACCTCGGAAGGGGCGCCGGGCGACTACTACCGGAACATGCTGGACCTGATCGCCCTGGCCTTCGACGCCGACATCACGCGGTCGGTCGCGTTCATGCTCAGCCGGGAAGACGGCATGGGGGTCAGCGACACCTTCCCCATCAAGCTGGGCCTGGGCGCGACGCATCACAACCTCTCGCACGCCGAGGACAAGGACGGCCAGACGGCCTTCGCCCGCTACGACCGGTTCCTGGCCGAGCAGATCGCCCACTTCCTGGGCCGGCTGGCCGAGTACAGGGACGCCGGCGCGAGCCTCCTGGACAACACCATCGTGCTCTTCGGCAGCGGCGCGAGCACGACCCACAACCCGACCAACCTCCCCACCCTCCTCGCCGGCGGCGCCGGCATGGGCCTCAAGCATGGCACCCACTGGCGCCAGCCGGGCACGCCCATGTCGAATCTTTATCTGAGCATCCTCCACTCCATGGGGATCGAGGAGCCCTCCTTCTCGGACAGCACCGGGGTCCTGAGCGAGGCCGTCTTCACGAGGGTGTAG
- a CDS encoding DUF1592 domain-containing protein yields MAICWILPADARGGGDESPPAVTERGVGGTFRDVVKPFLDRHCARCHDAGMMKGGIRVDRLSEDPDDSQLRVWTRARKQLVEESMPPADEPQPAEADRAKVAEWAGRTIDAALARQAERNGSVRRLTVPQYRNALRALLGLDEDLTEGLPPDALSKDGFSNNAGAMVLSPLQAEAYFDIAAKAIDLCLVDDTARPAIQNFRVDLGRKVNLRPCPDTLVLGAFSALLDNEDFAVTELTPGKPFAFTPFRMRTKYEFLEGYVGNDTIRKWRKFDGLAHAVFACVRGTTGYPKGEPFEAVPEGLLLRPAIPGPVVNGIANTYGPMANFKIAVRELPDGGNFRVTVRAARYDDGLLLEAGTPPAAGRAAAEVTPDRSGAAAVAIAEPGIYRIDAAGAAGAGKGKLVLRIDDREFSGDLPEAKPDAEAARGFLVVRLEAGVHRIKARHGEKGTLRLALRRVDEGSELGRRFAAFERRSPWLGVHLGLRRDCGSTLRRVGEAQAVPAGPARDFVFSGPINDFPSPDVEPDNVNYLAGIREIAVRSEFTDGRDMPRLLVRSVEFEGPYYSEWPPKTHRDILIDSPRRNEPEAYAGEVLRSFATRAYRRPVRDEELVVLMDVWRRAYAERKEFRASLKDALAVVLTSPQFLFVIEESSGPEAEDLTEYELASKLSFFLGNGPPDALTLDLAAAGQLRRSLDGEVERMVADPRFGLAMQEFVSQWLGLDRFDVVAIDGGRYPRLTREMKAELRNEPVRFVEHLIRHNRPIRELVDSEFLIANDAVASYYGLADRGEGGLAFAPIRHGDPHLGGILCQAAILSGLSDGREANPVKRGAWFARKVIAEPPDDPPPNVPKLPEDDGSRLTLRQKLERHRSQPGCVKCHSGIDPWGLPFEPYDAAGRFRDAPIDAGSTLPDGTGVRGLEGLKAHLLADRMDRIVFSFLKHLAGFAVGRSLTYAELESFRAEARKGVPGDRRMRDLLEFVVKSDAFLKK; encoded by the coding sequence TTGGCAATTTGTTGGATCCTCCCGGCGGACGCCCGTGGCGGGGGCGACGAGTCGCCGCCCGCGGTGACGGAGCGGGGCGTCGGCGGAACTTTCCGGGACGTCGTGAAGCCGTTCCTGGATCGCCACTGCGCCCGCTGCCACGACGCCGGGATGATGAAGGGCGGGATCCGCGTGGATCGGCTCTCCGAAGACCCGGATGATTCGCAGCTACGCGTGTGGACCCGCGCCCGGAAGCAACTCGTCGAGGAGTCGATGCCGCCGGCCGACGAACCGCAACCGGCCGAGGCCGATCGGGCGAAGGTCGCCGAGTGGGCCGGTCGGACGATCGACGCGGCCCTGGCCAGGCAGGCCGAGCGCAACGGCTCGGTGCGCCGGCTCACGGTGCCGCAGTATCGCAATGCGCTGCGGGCCCTGCTGGGCCTCGACGAGGACCTGACCGAGGGCCTGCCGCCGGATGCCCTCAGCAAGGACGGTTTCTCCAACAACGCCGGGGCGATGGTCCTCTCGCCGCTGCAGGCCGAGGCCTACTTCGACATCGCCGCGAAGGCGATCGACCTCTGCCTGGTCGATGACACGGCCCGGCCGGCGATCCAGAATTTCCGGGTGGACCTCGGGCGGAAGGTCAATCTCAGGCCGTGCCCGGACACGCTGGTCCTCGGGGCCTTCAGCGCGCTGCTGGACAACGAGGACTTCGCGGTGACGGAGCTCACGCCCGGGAAACCCTTCGCCTTCACCCCGTTCCGCATGCGGACGAAGTACGAGTTCCTCGAGGGGTACGTCGGCAACGACACGATCCGCAAGTGGAGGAAGTTCGACGGCCTCGCTCACGCGGTCTTCGCCTGCGTCCGGGGGACGACCGGCTATCCGAAGGGCGAGCCGTTCGAGGCAGTGCCCGAGGGACTGCTCCTGCGGCCGGCGATCCCGGGCCCGGTCGTCAACGGCATCGCCAACACATACGGGCCGATGGCGAACTTCAAGATCGCCGTCCGCGAGCTGCCGGACGGCGGCAACTTCCGGGTCACGGTCCGGGCGGCGCGTTACGACGACGGCCTCCTCCTGGAGGCGGGAACGCCCCCCGCGGCAGGAAGGGCCGCCGCCGAGGTCACGCCCGATCGGTCCGGCGCCGCGGCCGTCGCGATCGCCGAGCCCGGGATCTACCGGATCGACGCGGCAGGCGCCGCGGGGGCCGGCAAGGGGAAGCTCGTCCTGCGGATCGACGACCGCGAGTTCTCGGGCGACCTCCCCGAGGCCAAGCCGGACGCCGAGGCGGCCCGCGGCTTCCTCGTCGTCCGCCTCGAGGCCGGTGTACATCGCATCAAGGCCCGGCATGGCGAGAAGGGCACCTTGCGGCTGGCGTTACGTCGCGTCGACGAGGGGAGCGAGCTCGGGCGACGGTTCGCGGCCTTCGAGCGGCGGTCCCCCTGGCTGGGCGTGCATCTCGGCCTGCGTCGCGATTGCGGGAGCACTCTCCGCCGCGTCGGCGAGGCGCAGGCCGTCCCCGCGGGCCCGGCGCGCGACTTCGTCTTCTCGGGGCCGATCAACGACTTCCCCAGCCCGGACGTCGAACCGGACAACGTGAATTACCTGGCCGGCATCCGCGAGATCGCCGTCCGCAGCGAGTTCACCGACGGCCGCGACATGCCGCGCCTGCTCGTCCGCTCGGTCGAGTTCGAGGGGCCGTACTATTCGGAGTGGCCCCCGAAGACGCATCGGGACATCCTCATCGACTCTCCTCGACGCAACGAACCGGAGGCCTACGCCGGCGAGGTGCTCCGGTCGTTCGCCACGCGGGCCTATCGGCGGCCCGTGCGGGATGAGGAGCTCGTCGTGCTGATGGACGTCTGGCGGCGCGCGTACGCCGAGAGGAAGGAATTCCGGGCGAGCCTCAAGGACGCGCTCGCGGTCGTGCTGACCTCGCCGCAATTCCTCTTCGTGATCGAGGAGAGCTCCGGGCCGGAGGCCGAGGACCTGACTGAGTACGAGCTCGCGTCCAAGCTCTCGTTCTTCCTCGGGAACGGCCCGCCGGACGCCCTGACGCTGGACCTGGCGGCGGCGGGGCAGCTCCGGCGCTCGCTCGACGGGGAAGTCGAGCGGATGGTCGCCGATCCGCGTTTCGGGCTGGCGATGCAGGAGTTCGTCTCGCAGTGGCTGGGCCTGGACAGGTTCGACGTCGTCGCGATCGACGGCGGCCGCTATCCCCGGCTCACGCGGGAGATGAAGGCGGAGCTCCGCAACGAGCCGGTCCGGTTCGTCGAGCACTTGATCCGGCACAACCGCCCGATCCGGGAGCTCGTCGATTCCGAATTCCTGATCGCGAACGACGCCGTGGCCTCGTATTACGGCCTCGCCGATCGCGGCGAGGGCGGGCTCGCGTTCGCGCCGATCCGTCACGGCGATCCGCACCTCGGCGGCATCCTCTGCCAGGCCGCGATCCTGTCCGGCCTCTCCGACGGCCGAGAGGCCAATCCCGTCAAGCGCGGGGCGTGGTTCGCCCGGAAGGTCATCGCCGAGCCGCCCGACGACCCGCCCCCCAACGTCCCGAAGCTCCCTGAGGACGACGGCTCTCGGCTGACCTTGCGCCAGAAGCTGGAGCGGCATCGGAGCCAGCCCGGTTGCGTCAAGTGCCACTCCGGCATCGATCCGTGGGGCCTCCCGTTCGAGCCGTATGACGCCGCGGGCCGCTTCCGCGACGCCCCGATCGATGCCGGCTCGACCCTCCCCGACGGCACGGGCGTACGGGGCCTGGAAGGCCTGAAGGCGCACTTGCTGGCCGATCGGATGGACCGGATCGTCTTCAGCTTCCTGAAGCACCTCGCCGGCTTCGCCGTCGGGCGCAGCCTGACCTATGCGGAGCTCGAATCCTTCAGGGCGGAGGCCCGCAAGGGCGTGCCGGGCGACCGCCGCATGCGGGACCTGCTCGAGTTCGTCGTGAAGAGCGATGCCTTCCTGAAGAAGTGA